From Chryseobacterium sp. IHB B 17019, one genomic window encodes:
- a CDS encoding glycosyltransferase family 9 protein, with product MKIHKSINSVRRSIMRNLTKNIGKSDAEVDHQKDLVIKKILISRPNHRLGNLLLLTPLVQEVIATFPDSKIDLFVKGGITPTIFKNYTNIDRTIQLPKKPFKNLFKYIQGWGIIKTKKYDLVINASYGSSSGRLSTLFANSKYKMFGDFDENTASKHTDYQHNAKNSIYNLREYLTKLGMSENTAKVPSLDLKLDKAELEDGKKKLADLVKNDKETICLYTNATGDKCYSEEWWMEFYKKLEQTFPDYNIIELLPVENISKLNFTIPSFYSTDIREMGGFIAGSVLFISADNGVMHLASASGTPTIGLFSVTNENEYRPYNNRSFSVNTQKVDNEGIMSLIRENLKQPYILNN from the coding sequence ATGAAAATTCATAAGAGTATAAATAGTGTCAGAAGATCTATCATGCGAAATCTGACTAAAAACATTGGAAAATCAGATGCAGAAGTAGATCACCAGAAAGATCTGGTAATAAAGAAAATACTGATTTCCAGGCCCAATCACAGATTAGGTAACTTATTATTACTCACTCCCCTGGTTCAGGAAGTAATCGCCACTTTTCCGGATAGTAAAATTGACCTATTTGTAAAAGGCGGAATAACGCCTACAATTTTCAAAAACTACACGAATATCGACCGGACCATTCAGCTTCCTAAAAAGCCATTTAAAAATTTATTTAAATACATACAAGGCTGGGGAATTATTAAAACAAAAAAATACGACCTGGTGATTAACGCCAGTTATGGATCTTCATCCGGCAGATTATCAACCCTTTTCGCGAATTCAAAATACAAAATGTTTGGAGATTTTGATGAAAATACGGCTTCAAAACATACAGATTATCAGCATAATGCGAAAAATTCCATTTACAACCTGAGAGAATATCTCACAAAACTCGGAATGTCTGAAAACACAGCTAAAGTCCCGTCTCTGGATCTTAAATTAGATAAAGCAGAACTCGAAGACGGCAAAAAGAAATTGGCCGATCTTGTAAAAAATGATAAAGAAACAATTTGTCTTTATACCAATGCCACAGGCGATAAATGCTATTCTGAAGAATGGTGGATGGAATTTTACAAGAAATTGGAACAGACTTTTCCGGATTACAATATTATTGAGCTTTTGCCGGTAGAGAATATCTCAAAATTAAATTTTACAATTCCGTCATTTTACAGTACTGATATCCGTGAAATGGGCGGGTTTATTGCCGGTTCCGTGCTGTTTATTTCTGCAGACAATGGTGTCATGCACCTTGCGAGCGCCTCGGGAACCCCCACTATCGGCCTGTTTTCGGTGACAAATGAAAATGAATACAGACCCTACAACAACAGGAGCTTTTCCGTCAATACTCAAAAGGTAGATAATGAGGGCATTATGAGCCTGATCCGTGAGAATTTGAAACAACCTTACATTTTAAATAATTAA
- a CDS encoding cupin domain-containing protein, with protein MEKDIKIHTGQEGQFLGVAGGNYRIVVRGEETDNNFAVIEMIVPPGGGPPPHSHPFIQETFYVVEGEIEFKTEAGKKVIGKGGFVNIPLGGAVHCFKNNSQSIVKLLCTVMPAGLEKLFETIGTPTVMGEFPPIPEMTDERKALLKQLDEEYHQTIYPQDYLD; from the coding sequence ATGGAAAAAGATATAAAAATACATACTGGTCAGGAAGGGCAGTTTTTGGGTGTTGCGGGAGGAAACTATCGAATTGTTGTTCGAGGTGAAGAAACAGACAATAATTTTGCCGTGATTGAGATGATTGTTCCTCCCGGAGGCGGTCCGCCACCTCATTCCCACCCGTTTATACAGGAAACTTTTTATGTTGTGGAGGGAGAAATAGAATTTAAGACAGAAGCAGGTAAAAAAGTTATAGGTAAGGGAGGTTTTGTAAATATTCCTTTGGGTGGTGCCGTCCACTGTTTTAAAAATAATTCCCAATCCATCGTAAAACTGCTTTGTACAGTAATGCCGGCCGGACTTGAAAAATTGTTCGAAACAATAGGCACACCAACAGTAATGGGAGAATTTCCACCTATCCCTGAAATGACAGATGAACGGAAAGCACTTCTAAAACAACTGGACGAAGAATATCATCAAACTATTTATCCTCAGGATTATCTGGATTAA
- a CDS encoding beta-1,6-N-acetylglucosaminyltransferase, whose translation MTYTPETQPQTSLSETSQGSIIRIAYFIMVHDYPERFKELFSKIYTRDQFYLIHIDRKATAEFTEEIQQFIIQFPNAFILDSMNINSAGFSIIQAEINAMEFLLKVSSKWDFFINLSGEDYPLKSQNIIRKFLSKNKNKNYLFYYDQKFYRPDTLRRIQNHFTELAYKISSLIYKRDFMKDVTPYIGGKWLIFTRETCTFLCRNDKVAIFEDFYLHTYLPGDSFFQTVLMNTSFSDIIVNDDKRAVADARQNPEVFIEYLKNNNQLFIRKLNDQTDKVISQYIKESYEVDLPEISDVDRELRRDPLQNN comes from the coding sequence ATGACTTACACTCCCGAAACACAGCCTCAAACGAGTTTATCCGAAACTTCTCAAGGCTCAATCATACGAATTGCGTACTTTATTATGGTACACGATTATCCGGAGAGGTTTAAGGAGCTTTTCTCTAAAATCTATACCCGTGACCAATTTTACCTCATCCATATCGACAGGAAGGCAACAGCTGAATTTACCGAAGAAATACAACAATTCATCATTCAGTTTCCCAACGCTTTTATATTGGATAGTATGAATATCAATTCTGCAGGTTTCAGCATCATACAGGCTGAAATCAACGCTATGGAATTTCTGTTGAAAGTAAGCTCAAAATGGGATTTTTTCATTAATCTGAGCGGTGAAGATTACCCTTTGAAATCTCAAAATATCATCCGTAAGTTTCTCTCAAAGAACAAAAATAAAAATTACCTGTTCTATTACGACCAGAAGTTTTACAGACCGGACACTCTCCGCAGGATCCAAAATCATTTCACGGAATTGGCCTATAAAATTTCTTCCCTGATCTACAAAAGGGATTTTATGAAGGATGTGACTCCCTATATCGGAGGCAAGTGGCTGATTTTCACCCGTGAAACCTGTACTTTTCTGTGCCGTAATGATAAAGTGGCGATTTTTGAAGACTTTTATCTCCACACATATTTACCCGGAGACTCTTTTTTCCAGACGGTTTTGATGAATACCAGCTTTTCTGATATTATCGTAAATGATGACAAAAGAGCGGTTGCCGACGCCAGACAAAACCCGGAAGTGTTTATTGAATATCTGAAAAACAACAATCAGCTTTTCATACGGAAACTTAATGATCAGACTGATAAGGTGATTTCACAATACATCAAAGAAAGCTATGAGGTCGATCTTCCGGAAATCAGTGATGTCGATCGGGAACTGAGAAGAGATCCGCTTCAGAATAATTGA
- a CDS encoding helix-turn-helix domain-containing protein yields MTTAGGNPVLDLSYKVNSMVTDYKKIDLFGKTFIQKVDLKSPFEFSFPVSEQACFLYMLKGEMDYQYDDAHINIPTDHSLLLSCIDSGKKIQNVGSYDGEMVIVTFHPDILKKVYERELPLILQPNNKVTNQSSEKINNDFLIQKYIEGLLFYFENPSLVNDDILILKLKEIILLLSQTEKSETVQVILSQLFSPAAYTFRQIIEAHLFFQVNIEELARKTNLSVSSFKREFRKVYNDSPANYIKNKRLEKAAELLTISSERITDIAFDCGFNDLANFTKSFHEKYHVTPTNYRLKTKQ; encoded by the coding sequence TTGACTACGGCCGGTGGAAATCCGGTACTTGACCTTTCTTACAAAGTGAATTCAATGGTTACCGATTATAAAAAAATTGATTTATTTGGCAAAACATTCATTCAAAAAGTAGACTTAAAATCGCCTTTTGAATTTTCTTTTCCTGTTTCGGAGCAGGCTTGCTTTTTATATATGCTAAAAGGTGAGATGGACTATCAGTACGATGATGCACACATCAATATTCCTACCGATCATTCTTTGTTATTAAGCTGTATAGATTCCGGCAAGAAAATACAAAATGTGGGCAGTTACGATGGAGAAATGGTAATTGTTACCTTCCATCCCGATATTTTAAAGAAAGTCTACGAAAGAGAACTTCCTTTGATTCTTCAGCCCAATAATAAGGTGACCAACCAGTCCAGCGAGAAAATAAATAACGATTTTCTGATTCAGAAGTATATTGAAGGTCTTCTCTTTTATTTTGAAAATCCCTCTTTGGTTAATGATGATATTTTGATTTTAAAGCTTAAAGAAATTATCCTTTTACTTTCCCAGACCGAGAAATCCGAAACGGTCCAGGTAATATTATCTCAACTTTTTTCACCGGCCGCCTACACATTCCGGCAGATTATTGAAGCTCATCTTTTTTTTCAGGTCAATATTGAGGAGCTTGCCCGGAAAACTAATCTGAGTGTTTCTTCTTTTAAGAGGGAATTCCGGAAAGTATACAATGATTCCCCGGCGAATTATATTAAAAACAAAAGACTCGAAAAGGCCGCCGAATTGCTTACAATCTCCAGCGAACGTATTACAGACATCGCGTTTGATTGCGGTTTTAATGATTTGGCTAATTTCACTAAAAGTTTTCACGAAAAATATCATGTTACGCCTACAAATTACCGTCTTAAAACCAAGCAGTAA
- a CDS encoding VOC family protein — protein MNLTSIRIITSNIDVLIKFYEHITGNQMIQYTPDFAELKTDGATLAIGSTRTLQFFGGESVARAAENHTAIIEFRVDDVENDYQRLADYLEPYIVQKPTTMPWGNKSLLFRDPDGNLVNLFTPMTAEAVKKHAEG, from the coding sequence ATGAACCTAACTTCCATTCGTATTATCACTTCAAATATTGATGTTTTAATCAAATTTTACGAACACATCACCGGTAATCAAATGATACAGTACACTCCTGATTTTGCCGAACTAAAAACAGATGGCGCCACACTGGCTATCGGCAGTACAAGAACGCTGCAGTTTTTTGGAGGCGAAAGTGTTGCCCGGGCTGCTGAAAATCATACTGCCATCATCGAATTCAGGGTGGATGATGTAGAAAATGACTATCAAAGACTGGCAGATTACCTGGAACCTTATATTGTTCAGAAGCCTACAACAATGCCGTGGGGAAATAAATCGCTGTTATTCCGAGATCCTGACGGTAACTTAGTAAATCTGTTCACTCCAATGACGGCGGAGGCTGTTAAAAAACATGCCGAAGGGTAG
- a CDS encoding lipopolysaccharide kinase InaA family protein, with translation MKLTFADGLSQYKDDIILILNKFKNDGTLIGNGTRNIIKFFDLDGFKVNFKSFKQHNIINRHVYKFYRKSKARRSFEYAHMLISKNFYTPKPIAYIENHDFIGLTSSYYISEQLENSRTLADILADNSFSDRERIIKEYTAMMHRLHNNGIVFLDNSPGNFLIKKEGDDYCIYLVDLNRMNFYEKIELDKRLKNFARLTNDPEIIKTIATEYASLEGASAEYCLEKINQATQRMLVKRRIKKVLKLYKKVIKI, from the coding sequence ATGAAACTGACCTTTGCTGATGGTTTGTCGCAATACAAAGATGATATAATACTGATTTTAAACAAATTTAAAAATGACGGTACATTGATAGGAAATGGCACCAGAAATATTATTAAATTTTTTGATCTTGATGGTTTTAAAGTAAATTTTAAATCATTTAAACAGCATAATATTATCAACAGGCATGTTTACAAGTTTTACCGGAAGTCTAAAGCCAGAAGGTCTTTTGAGTATGCTCACATGTTGATAAGCAAGAATTTTTACACTCCAAAACCCATTGCTTACATTGAAAATCATGATTTTATTGGCTTAACCTCCAGTTATTACATAAGCGAACAATTAGAAAACTCACGCACCTTGGCTGATATTCTCGCTGATAATTCGTTTTCAGACCGGGAAAGAATTATTAAAGAATATACCGCAATGATGCACCGCCTGCACAACAACGGCATTGTATTTCTTGACAATTCTCCGGGTAATTTTTTAATAAAAAAAGAAGGCGATGATTATTGTATCTACCTGGTTGATCTCAACAGAATGAATTTTTATGAAAAGATTGAACTAGACAAACGCCTTAAAAATTTTGCAAGACTGACCAATGATCCGGAAATAATCAAAACTATCGCTACCGAATATGCTTCATTGGAAGGAGCTTCCGCAGAATATTGCTTAGAAAAAATAAATCAGGCAACCCAACGAATGCTTGTAAAACGCAGAATAAAAAAAGTATTAAAGCTTTATAAAAAAGTGATAAAAATTTAA
- a CDS encoding nuclear transport factor 2 family protein, translated as MADIIQLMEKNLVEVWNQRDPALRLEAIKSLYTENAVLNEMGQEIIGYEAINRQVDNLLKSFPEEFKFTLQNPVSYNKDMGRLSWTLGEKGKDAVQNGMDIAIFEGNRIKSLYVFLEKKE; from the coding sequence ATGGCTGATATCATACAATTAATGGAAAAAAATTTGGTCGAAGTATGGAACCAAAGAGACCCTGCGCTGCGATTGGAAGCAATAAAGTCTTTATACACAGAAAATGCAGTTTTGAATGAAATGGGGCAGGAAATAATTGGATATGAAGCAATTAACAGGCAGGTTGACAATCTCTTAAAAAGTTTCCCAGAAGAATTCAAATTTACACTACAGAATCCTGTGAGCTATAATAAGGATATGGGGAGACTTTCCTGGACGCTTGGAGAAAAGGGAAAAGATGCAGTTCAAAATGGGATGGATATAGCAATTTTTGAAGGTAACCGTATCAAATCTCTGTATGTTTTTCTGGAAAAGAAGGAATAG